The window CAGAAAAAGAATCAGAAATGAAAGAGATGGCCTGCAACTCAGAGAAAATAGAGGCAAGGACTAGTAGGAGGAGGAGTGATGAGAAAGCCAAACAAGTTGAAAATGTCAGAGGTAGTTCAGGAGAATTTGCAGATCATTTGGAAAACCACGAGTTGGGCTTCAAGTGCCTCTGCTGCATTATTTCAGTGTTAGGCTAGGAAAGTTTCTTTGACTTCAGGAGAATGGGCTAAACCCAGGTAAATGAGAGAATCAGGCTCAGTACATTAAGAGGAATTTAAAAACATGCAGGTGAAGGTTGAGGGAAGGGTAAATGGCTTTGCTTGCTAGAGCAAGACATTAGAACAGTGCTGGGCTCTGTGATATTTAAATGTGTGAGGATTTTGTTAGACCATAAAATAGGGAATTTCAGTTAATTAGACAGGAAATTATTATAGGCATAAATAAGGATTTCAGCAGCAGTGCAGTCAAAGTGAAGATGGATTCTGGCAGTCTTCCCTTGCTAGTGACAGGAAGGCTTGCGCTGAGAAGTGACTATGTGGGGGAGAGGAAGCCAGTTCAGGGTCATGGATGACTTAAGAATTCTGCCTTTGCATACAGTGATAAGATCTGAATAAAGAAGCATGAAAGCTGACTCGGAAAGTGAGAAGGACTTCTCTCCCTTGACATTTGAGCCTTTTGAAGAATTAACTAGTAAGGAAATTATAAAGTAGCAAGGGAATGGCAGAACTAAGTCAGGCAGTTAGAAAGATCAGAGATTACTAGCCAAGGTCGATGATGCTGTGGATGCTTTCCCCATAAAGTTGATGTCCAAAGGTGAGCTAGCAGGAAGATGTCCCAAAGGAAGATGATGtttgggaaggggaaaggagacGAATCAGAAACAGCTGCCTGGTGTTTTTAAGGCACACTGCTATTGTGGAGGTATGCATCAGGGTTTTATTGTAAATTGCatgctgctgccttgtgtgctTGGTCAAGTCTACCACCTGGTACTGTGGGCCTCTGGGGAGAACTCTCTCATCCCATGTCTCTCAGCCTGGGTAGCTCTGCCCATGTTTTTTGCCCTGGGGATTCTTTTGATTTCACTCTCTGTGTTGCACTGTTATGCATGTTAAGAAAGTAAATATGATGTAAAGTACCTAGCACAAAGGAAAGTACAGTCTTTATCAAAAACGGAAAGGAAGAGAGCTTGTCTACTTTGTGCATTCAGAAAAATTTGCTTTGAGACTGTAGTACTGAAAGGCATTTTAAGCATAGAAGTTTAGAGGAACTCAGACATCCAGGAATTTGAAGGAGGTAATATTTCATTGTATGCAGTTCCAAAATGCTTATTACAGATCTTCTTATTTACAACTAGTGTGTCTCTTTTGAATCTGCAGAGGAGGAATATCAAGGACAAACGAAGAGAAAGCGCATtcgaaggaagaaacaaaagaacaatttgcAAAACCCTAATAATTTACATGGAGAACAAACAGAATCTGGAATTCAAGAGACTCTTTTGCAAGATAATTTACAGCTGCAACAGATAGACAGCCCcaaaataagcaaaaacaaaaagaggaaaatgaaaaaaaagcgacaaaaggaaaaaatgagagcAGCTGGCTTGCTAACAAAAACTGCTGGTGTGAATTTTACATATCAGCCTGACAAAAACAATAGTGAAGAAGGAGCAGACTTTAAAGATGTAGATGAAAAGGCAGATATCATTCTGGACTTCTTACAGGCAACACAACAAATTTATTTTGCTGACAGTATGTAccactctttctcctttcttgaGTAATACAACTTAGAAAAAAATAGATGTATTCTTATTATTTCTGTAGAATAGACCAAATCTATTAGGGAAGTATCTTTGTTGAACTTGGTAAGGGAGCAGATGTTTAGCATTTGTCCTGTTTTTAGGTCTCTACATGAATACATATCAGCATAAAAAAAATGTGATCCTAATCTCTTTGTTTctccttctttgaaaatataGATAGTACTGCTTTCtcacttttaaaacatttcagtgtatttttggTAAATGTAGTGGTTAAAATGGACcaaatttttttcctccacaagCAAACATCCAGAAGGattatttgctttcaaaaaatagaaaaaccCTACTTGAAAAAATTCTCCATCTCAGGACATTTATTTGTGATATCTAAGGAGATCCAGATAGGCAGCATCCAAGAGGAAAGGTGAAGATACTGTTGGCATTGGGAAAGTGTATTGGCATAAAGAGCTTGTGGACAAGATGAATGTGAACCATTGTTCATTGTGCGTCCCATGGCACTTAAAAAAGGATTACATGGATGTTATCCATAATGGCCTATTGGCCTATATGGCTCTTTCTTGCCACTAAAATCAGGGAAATTGCTACTGTTGTAGTTAAAGATGTTTCTTCCATTGCCTTCCTAACAAGCTGTTTTTATGGTGCTTATTTCATAAATGCCTTTCAGAGATAATGATGTTTTAATTATAAGTATAGTAATTATCTGTACATATACAAGATTATGTTGGTATTATCTAGAATTAAGTACGTTTTCTTAAGGGCAAAATAGTGTTTTCTTTAATTGCTCAGAACATAGCTTTAAAATGATAACatgtaaaactggaaaaaagcagtgaaaacCTTTCAAAATGCCTGGCCTTGACTGCCTTTATGGAGCTGAATGAAAAATATTCAACAGCTTACCTACCTGTTCATCTTAATTCAGAACTGTCAGTCCCTGTCCTGTAAAATTTATCTTTAGACTACCTATTACTTTAAGAACCCTATTAAGGTAACATCAGttttttcatgttaatttttctcaagatttataaataaaattttctttgcttactgttaaaatatttctgctgtgTCAGGTTTTCCTCCTAAGTCTAACATCCAGAAGTCCTCTTTCTTTAATGGCTAAAGTATTTTCATCACcaaaaataagaattttactATTTCAGTGTATGTCAAAACAAGCGTAAACGAAACGACTTGCATTTGTTAGTTTAATTCCAGACTGAGTAAAATTGTAAACTTAGTTAGCAGTTTTGCCATTAATACATGAGCCAGAACAGAAACCTGGTCTGTCGTCCATAGCTGTGTTGCCTGTGGAATTGTTTAGCTACCCAGCTTCCCTGGCTGTCACATTCAAGTTTTAGCAGTGGTTGACAGACTGACAAGCCCTGGTGTCAAACCTGCAGATAAAAAGTTAAGCTAATGAGGACCTTGAGATCCTCAGAGATAAATTCTCAAGTAAAAGCAAATTCATCTGCAGATGAGATGTCACATCCATAAATCAGAGTGTGACTAACTTTCTTGTTAGGCAAATCCTACTTTACATATATAAATCTGACATTATGCTGTTTGCATTGTCTAATTGAGTGAATTTAGCACTCCCTATTTATTAGATAAAATTGGAAGCCATTGCTTTAACAGCATTTGCAAATGGTCACACTGGATTTTGTACTTATGTACTACTTGTACTTATGTAAGAAAGCTGAATTAGGAATAATCTATTCTTATCATTTGGTTTGctaataaaaaacagaagaatgcAACTTTAAAGGTAGTCTGGTTAAAGGGACGGACTATTCATTGTTACTAGAATGGAAGAATGAATCTGTACTTTAGCACAATAAAAACAACAGTGTGTCCTTTTCTATTATATTGCATACTCTAATATacttatattatatatatataatataatataattatgtttttaaataaaaacataaaaggaCAATAACGATATAATTGGCTGCCTCAGAAATGCTTTGTGGTAGTAGTTCCCTACAGTTGTCCTCTGTCTCCAcgtgtgtgtgcatttttataATAAATAGTATATAGGAAACAAGGACACAGTGCTTTGACTACAGTACAGATTCTTCATCATACCTGCTTCCTGCACTAATCTTTACGACTTAGATCTCTATTATCTTCCTGTTTGTATTCCTGTCATTATGAATCCAATTGTCCCTTATACTTTCTGTATTTGATATTTTCCCCTCTCTTCAGTGTTTTAATATCTAGCAGAAAATGGGAGGAACAGACTGCCCTTTATTATGTGGTGTTTGGTTAtaagttgtattaaaaaaaaaaaagatagtcttTGAAAAGAAAGTATCATTAGGAAAATTCTCCATGCTCATTGAATGTTTTTAATCTAGTTTCCCAATTGTTTGTCCAGATAAATCAGAATGCACAGATCCAGCTGTAAATACAGCAACTGTCCAAGAGCTTTTACAATATCTTGAATCTCGCAACATGGCTTCCTCAGATGTGACTCTTCTACATCAACTGAAATCCCTTGTATTGCTACAGGATATTGAGAGATTGAAGAATGCTTTGCAACAATTCCAAGAACATTCCCTGATGCCTCCTGGTATGTACCATTCACTCATATTCTTTCACTGAAGTTCTTTTCTATGTTGATTAAAATTCAGATTTGCCACAGTTTTTTGTACAGGGGATTGGGAAGCTGTCAAGAGTTATATAATGATAAAAGTATGATTATACAAAATGTGAAAGTATATCTCCCCACAGAAAAGAGTaatttgctcctttttttccccttttttcttacTATCAATACAGAAACTTTTCATAGTCTTCAGCATCTGAAGAGTACAAGATGATTGAAGTTCTTAAAACACAATATTTCTTTAAATCTTAACTGTTTTAAGATTCAAACaagtttaaaacatttttttttctttttctctagaaaTTTCTCTAGAACTCTctagattttttcattttaaatcactGCAATGAAGTTGTGAATCTTGGAGATCTCACTTATCCAGTTTaggtttaattttaaatgcataagCATCAATAAATCCCATTATCTCATTTTTATTTAGTCACCTACTTGGGTTCTTTAGCACCTAAACTTTTCATGCTAACATTTAATTACAGTTTTGTTTAACTATAAATGCCGGtttaaagttattaaaaaaaattgttaaatatttaaaaattttagagTTATTGATTATAATGAATATAATAATAATGTCATTTATGAAGAGAGAAACTATTCTCTTACTATACTTATTTCTTTGAGACCCAGTAGTTTTAGCAGAATTCCTTCTTGGACAGTTACTAGTTTCTCAAATGAGGGCAGGATCAGCATGGGGTCCATAGAAGGtataataattcattttttttctgagcagtcaTCATTTAAAAAGTCATTGTTATTTGTCATTAGTTCATTTGTCAGCATCAGCCAAATCTACAAAATGTGCTAAATATTCTTACATCCCAAAGAATTTAATCAGATTTGAGAGCACTTGCTACTGAATAAGAGAAGCTCAACCATTTTAGGTAGTTTTCTAAGCCTTTTCAAAAGTAATGACTCAGCTTATCCAAATCCACTGAATACAGTAGGAATTCTGTAGGTTTTGCAGCCTTTGGATAAGCTTCTCTGTTTACTTCTATATGGTGGAAACAGCAGGttgaagagggaaaagaaaattagaagCAAATTAGAAACAAATCCATGCAAATAGCCAGATTTGCTGATGTATCTATTTGTCACttcaaaaagcagaaagcagcttTATGAGTGATTTTTTGAATTCATTTTATGTTTCTGCTGATACAGCCTGAAATTGTTTACTCTTCCAATTGATTTTTCTGCTAGTGACTTTTGTCAGTGAGGGCTCAATTCTAATCTCATACATGCTGTAATTTAGTTGATTGGATATTCATGAGGTACAACAGTGTaagtaagaggggaaaaaaaagtgttgtgaATTATTAAAGGATAAATAAACATCTGCTATATATTAATTTGATTCAGCTAAGTTTAACAATACTTTTAGTTTTAATTGAGGAATTTCATCAAAAGGGAATCTAGtagtctgaatttttttcttgcagtagacttatttattcatttatttcttctaCCTTGGCTCAATAATATTTGTCTTGCcaagtttttttaaattttgggtTTCATTCACAATGAACAGGTGATAAAAGTAGACAGACTTCcttaaagttaattttaaaacttGCTGTCTCAGCAAATTCAAGTTCTTATATAAATAGTTAGGGCTGTTCATGAACATAATAATATATGGTACATCATAGTAACCCCATTTTTCTTCCAAGTTTGTATGAttatcttgcctttttttctgtttttgtttgtttatttttactgggATGTGATATCCTAGAAGAAAAGGTCATTCCTTATTAAcatgatgaaaagaaaagaattgtTCTTAATATTAGCAGGGTGTCTTATTTTTCCAAACCAACCCCTTTTATTTCCTGTACTTCAAGAAGCAATGTTAACCCTTTTTTCTGTGGTTATGATTCAACTTAAGACGCCAGCAGCAAATGAGTGGTAGTA is drawn from Apteryx mantelli isolate bAptMan1 chromosome 3, bAptMan1.hap1, whole genome shotgun sequence and contains these coding sequences:
- the ERICH1 gene encoding glutamate-rich protein 1 isoform X2, whose amino-acid sequence is MALSRREVFIGKVLKRLFAETSSSSVVHASGEEEMVLGNLGSKSKEKDLENVQTLSADASTSGDTHCKSLQGSDSTILPSRRMYTVNLPPEGYVAVAPDTDSVSVSENSESSADSTEEEYQGQTKRKRIRRKKQKNNLQNPNNLHGEQTESGIQETLLQDNLQLQQIDSPKISKNKKRKMKKKRQKEKMRAAGLLTKTAGVNFTYQPDKNNSEEGADFKDVDEKADIILDFLQATQQIYFADNKSECTDPAVNTATVQELLQYLESRNMASSDVTLLHQLKSLVLLQDIERLKNALQQFQEHSLMPPDFRLWAAQGLQTAS
- the ERICH1 gene encoding glutamate-rich protein 1 isoform X1 — its product is MALSRREVFIGKVLKRLFAETSSSSVVHASGEEEMVLGNLGSKSKEKDLENVQTLSADASTSGDTHCKSLQGSDSTILPSRRMYTVNLPPEGYVAVAPDTDSVSVSENSESSADSTEEEYQGQTKRKRIRRKKQKNNLQNPNNLHGEQTESGIQETLLQDNLQLQQIDSPKISKNKKRKMKKKRQKEKMRAAGLLTKTAGVNFTYQPDKNNSEEGADFKDVDEKADIILDFLQATQQIYFADNKSECTDPAVNTATVQELLQYLESRNMASSDVTLLHQLKSLVLLQDIERLKNALQQFQEHSLMPPDHIKIVSSLFHYWITDILPVKNRK